The Dehalococcoidia bacterium genomic interval CGCGAGCACGCGGGCCGCCGAATCCGCGTCCACGCCGAGGCCGAGCCGGCAGCGTCGCGCTCGCCGGCGCGGTAACGCAGCGGGATTAACGCATTCGCATGTTCACCACACTGTTTGATTCGATTGTGCCCTTCGCCGGCATCCTCGTGCTGCTGGTTGTGCTGCATGAGATCGGCCACTTCGTCACGGCCAAGCTTGCCGGCGTCGAAGTGCTGGAGTTCGGCATCGGCTACCCGCCGCGGCTCTGGGGCAAGAAGATCGGCGAGACGGAGTACACGATCAACGCGCTGCCGCTGGGCGGTTTCGTGCGCATGCTTGGCGAAACCGACGCCGAGGAGGTGAACACAGCGCAGGACGGCCAGCGCGTGGGCGCGATGAACACGCGCGCCGCCGTGCGCTCCGGTGTGGAGAATCCGCGCACACTGGCCGCCAAGCCGCCGGGCATCCGTATCATCGTGCTGCTGGCCGGCGTGTTCATCAACGCGCTGCTGCCCGTTGTCTTCTTCTCGATCAACTACATGGTGCCGCAGCGCATCTCGATCGAGGGCGCCAGGATCGAGCACGTCTCGCCCGACACGCCCGCCGCGCGCGCCGGCCTGCAGCCCGGCGATGAGATCCTCTCGATCGACGGGCGCAAAGTCCAGAACATCGGCGACGTCTCGAAGCTGATCCAGCTCAACCAGGGCACGACGATGGACTGGACGGTCCGGCGCAACCGCGAGGTGCTGGTGGTTCACCCCTATGCGCGCTGGTCGGTGCCGAACGAGAAAGACCCGGACACGGGCCAAATCGTGAAGCAGGGGCCGACGGGCATCAAGATCGGCCCGGCGCGCAGTTGCCAGATCTTCAGTCCGGACGGCAAGCGGGCGCTCTGCCCCGACAACCTCTACTCCAAGGCCG includes:
- a CDS encoding M50 family metallopeptidase; the encoded protein is MFTTLFDSIVPFAGILVLLVVLHEIGHFVTAKLAGVEVLEFGIGYPPRLWGKKIGETEYTINALPLGGFVRMLGETDAEEVNTAQDGQRVGAMNTRAAVRSGVENPRTLAAKPPGIRIIVLLAGVFINALLPVVFFSINYMVPQRISIEGARIEHVSPDTPAARAGLQPGDEILSIDGRKVQNIGDVSKLIQLNQGTTMDWTVRRNREVLVVHPYARWSVPNEKDPDTGQIVKQGPTGIKIGPARSCQIFSPDGKRALCPDNLYSKAESYNPIQAVGYGLRDTYDTMVLVKNQVVSWFASRSAPTVQGPVGIAQATGQIVKEAGWVSLLNLAALLSLNLAIVNALPLPMLDGGRVLFVVIELLRRGKRIAPEKEALVHLVGFALIVTFVIAITFVDIMRIANGDSVVK